A DNA window from Ranitomeya imitator isolate aRanImi1 chromosome 2, aRanImi1.pri, whole genome shotgun sequence contains the following coding sequences:
- the ELAC1 gene encoding zinc phosphodiesterase ELAC protein 1 isoform X1, with amino-acid sequence MSMDVTFLGTGSAYPSPCRGASAVVFRTEGDCWLFDCGEGTQTQFMKSALKAGRISKIFITHLHGDHMFGLPGFLCTVSLQCGTTPTNQHVDIYGPVGLRTFIRMSLEVSHSQLVFSYTVHELLPSEDQCPAEEFRDFSTYTGDWGHLPSETQTISADPTDGTYHLLDNQQFTVKAFKLYHRVPSFGFVIAEKDRPGKLNVTKLRELGVQPGPLYGKLKLGSAVTLESGQTISPSDVLGDPVPGRKVCILGDCSGMAASGAARLCQDADLLVHEATLDDSQMEKAKDHGHSTPKMAAEFANLCRAKKLVLTHFSQRYKPPGLAGEGDEDVTALKTQAESVLMGQNVILAEDFLTITIPINKLS; translated from the exons ATGTCTATGGATGTCACGTTTCTGGGGACGGGGTCCGCGTATCCTTCTCCCTGCAGAGGGGCATCGGCCGTCGTCTTCCGGACAGAAGGGGACTGCTGGCTATTTGATTGTGGGGAGGGCACCCAGACTCAGTTCATGAAGAGCGCCCTGAAGGCGG GCAGAATCTCCAAGATCTTCATCACTCACCTCCATGGTGACCACATGTTTGGCCTCCCCGGGTTCCTCTGCACGGTCAGCCTCCAGTGCGGCACTACTCCCACTAATCAGCACGTGGACATCTATGGCCCTGTGGGTCTGAGAACCTTTATCCGGATGAGTCTGGAGGTGTCTCATTCTCAGCTTGTTTTCTCATACACCGTCCATGAATTGTTGCCTTCAGAAGACCAGTGCCCGGCAGAAGAGTTCCGAGACTTCTCCACATATACTGGAGACTGGGGCCACCTTCCTTCGGAGACTCAGACTATTTCCGCTGATCCCACTGATGGGACCTACCATCTCCTCGATAACCAGCAGTTCACAGTAAAGGCATTTAAGCTCTATCATCGCGTCCCGTCGTTCGGGTTTGTGATTGCAGAGAAGGATCGACCTGGGAAGCTGAACGTCACCAAACTACGAGAACTTG GTGTTCAGCCTGGACCACTGTATGGAAAGCTGAAGCTTGGTTCTGCTGTGACCCTTGAGAGCGGTCAGACCATATCTCCGAGTGACGTATTGGGAGACCCCGTTCCTGGAAGAAAGGTCTGCATCTTGGGAGACTGTTCAGGGATGGCCGCCTCAGGAGCGGCACGGCTCTGTCAGGATGCCGACCTTCTTGTTCATGAAGCTACATTAGATGACAGCCAGATGGAGAAAGCCAAGGACCACGGGCACAGCACTCCAAAGATGGCCGCTGAATTTGCTAACTTGTGCAGAGCCAAGAAGTTGGTCCTGACTCACTTCAGTCAGAGGTACAAGCCCCCGGGGTTAGCCGGTGAGGGGGATGAAGACGTGACTGCCCTGAAAACTCAAGCAGAAAGCGTCCTGATGGGTCAAAACGTGATTTTAGCTGAGGACTTTTTAACCATTACCATTCCAATAAACAAGCTGTCATAG
- the ELAC1 gene encoding zinc phosphodiesterase ELAC protein 1 isoform X2 → MGRISKIFITHLHGDHMFGLPGFLCTVSLQCGTTPTNQHVDIYGPVGLRTFIRMSLEVSHSQLVFSYTVHELLPSEDQCPAEEFRDFSTYTGDWGHLPSETQTISADPTDGTYHLLDNQQFTVKAFKLYHRVPSFGFVIAEKDRPGKLNVTKLRELGVQPGPLYGKLKLGSAVTLESGQTISPSDVLGDPVPGRKVCILGDCSGMAASGAARLCQDADLLVHEATLDDSQMEKAKDHGHSTPKMAAEFANLCRAKKLVLTHFSQRYKPPGLAGEGDEDVTALKTQAESVLMGQNVILAEDFLTITIPINKLS, encoded by the exons ATGG GCAGAATCTCCAAGATCTTCATCACTCACCTCCATGGTGACCACATGTTTGGCCTCCCCGGGTTCCTCTGCACGGTCAGCCTCCAGTGCGGCACTACTCCCACTAATCAGCACGTGGACATCTATGGCCCTGTGGGTCTGAGAACCTTTATCCGGATGAGTCTGGAGGTGTCTCATTCTCAGCTTGTTTTCTCATACACCGTCCATGAATTGTTGCCTTCAGAAGACCAGTGCCCGGCAGAAGAGTTCCGAGACTTCTCCACATATACTGGAGACTGGGGCCACCTTCCTTCGGAGACTCAGACTATTTCCGCTGATCCCACTGATGGGACCTACCATCTCCTCGATAACCAGCAGTTCACAGTAAAGGCATTTAAGCTCTATCATCGCGTCCCGTCGTTCGGGTTTGTGATTGCAGAGAAGGATCGACCTGGGAAGCTGAACGTCACCAAACTACGAGAACTTG GTGTTCAGCCTGGACCACTGTATGGAAAGCTGAAGCTTGGTTCTGCTGTGACCCTTGAGAGCGGTCAGACCATATCTCCGAGTGACGTATTGGGAGACCCCGTTCCTGGAAGAAAGGTCTGCATCTTGGGAGACTGTTCAGGGATGGCCGCCTCAGGAGCGGCACGGCTCTGTCAGGATGCCGACCTTCTTGTTCATGAAGCTACATTAGATGACAGCCAGATGGAGAAAGCCAAGGACCACGGGCACAGCACTCCAAAGATGGCCGCTGAATTTGCTAACTTGTGCAGAGCCAAGAAGTTGGTCCTGACTCACTTCAGTCAGAGGTACAAGCCCCCGGGGTTAGCCGGTGAGGGGGATGAAGACGTGACTGCCCTGAAAACTCAAGCAGAAAGCGTCCTGATGGGTCAAAACGTGATTTTAGCTGAGGACTTTTTAACCATTACCATTCCAATAAACAAGCTGTCATAG
- the ELAC1 gene encoding zinc phosphodiesterase ELAC protein 1 isoform X3, translating to MFGLPGFLCTVSLQCGTTPTNQHVDIYGPVGLRTFIRMSLEVSHSQLVFSYTVHELLPSEDQCPAEEFRDFSTYTGDWGHLPSETQTISADPTDGTYHLLDNQQFTVKAFKLYHRVPSFGFVIAEKDRPGKLNVTKLRELGVQPGPLYGKLKLGSAVTLESGQTISPSDVLGDPVPGRKVCILGDCSGMAASGAARLCQDADLLVHEATLDDSQMEKAKDHGHSTPKMAAEFANLCRAKKLVLTHFSQRYKPPGLAGEGDEDVTALKTQAESVLMGQNVILAEDFLTITIPINKLS from the exons ATGTTTGGCCTCCCCGGGTTCCTCTGCACGGTCAGCCTCCAGTGCGGCACTACTCCCACTAATCAGCACGTGGACATCTATGGCCCTGTGGGTCTGAGAACCTTTATCCGGATGAGTCTGGAGGTGTCTCATTCTCAGCTTGTTTTCTCATACACCGTCCATGAATTGTTGCCTTCAGAAGACCAGTGCCCGGCAGAAGAGTTCCGAGACTTCTCCACATATACTGGAGACTGGGGCCACCTTCCTTCGGAGACTCAGACTATTTCCGCTGATCCCACTGATGGGACCTACCATCTCCTCGATAACCAGCAGTTCACAGTAAAGGCATTTAAGCTCTATCATCGCGTCCCGTCGTTCGGGTTTGTGATTGCAGAGAAGGATCGACCTGGGAAGCTGAACGTCACCAAACTACGAGAACTTG GTGTTCAGCCTGGACCACTGTATGGAAAGCTGAAGCTTGGTTCTGCTGTGACCCTTGAGAGCGGTCAGACCATATCTCCGAGTGACGTATTGGGAGACCCCGTTCCTGGAAGAAAGGTCTGCATCTTGGGAGACTGTTCAGGGATGGCCGCCTCAGGAGCGGCACGGCTCTGTCAGGATGCCGACCTTCTTGTTCATGAAGCTACATTAGATGACAGCCAGATGGAGAAAGCCAAGGACCACGGGCACAGCACTCCAAAGATGGCCGCTGAATTTGCTAACTTGTGCAGAGCCAAGAAGTTGGTCCTGACTCACTTCAGTCAGAGGTACAAGCCCCCGGGGTTAGCCGGTGAGGGGGATGAAGACGTGACTGCCCTGAAAACTCAAGCAGAAAGCGTCCTGATGGGTCAAAACGTGATTTTAGCTGAGGACTTTTTAACCATTACCATTCCAATAAACAAGCTGTCATAG